GTGACAGCTCAATGGTGGTGTGGTAATGTTAGTAAGCTAAAACAAAAGAACACTTACCAGCTTGTGGTGTTGGGCACATTCAGAATaacttttctctcctctcctccttgttccctTAAGTGTAGAAGACAAAACCTCTAAGCTATGCTAACTGTCATTGTGTGGCAAAGTTGATTGCTTGCTATCTGTCTAGGAAAATAAATATCTTAATATaatctctagctagctagctaactatatcAGACTATTGTTGGATGgcatggctaacgttagctagttggaAGATAGTCGGCTAGCAAGCTGCCCAAAACTTACTTCCACTAACACGCGCGTAACGAAACTACAACCAAGTTTTGACATGCAACTGCAATGTAAATTACAGCTATTAACGACGAATTACACCCATATATAAGCAATAATTCCGTATATTAGGTACACTGGTAGTTTGGCTTCAGACTCCCAAAATCCCGCCTGACTCGTCTTGTCCAAAGGGCGCCAAATTTGCTTGGCCTTCCGCGTCACCAATTCTACCACTCACAGTGGCAGAAAACATACACGTCACGAACAGTTGTTGATGTTTTGACTGCAAGGCTCCACCCCATGTGATAATGTAAATAATTAGTAGTTCTGTTTCTAAACAAATACAGCGAAAGCAGATAAAAGATCAACACACTGCTGTCTAGTTTTTTAATAAATTAGAGTGTAGATGTTATTCTTTGCTTGCATTAGTGATGGTCCATCAAGGTTtgctaataaatgtactgtacACGTGGAAATTATGACAGCTACTAAAAATGCATACTCTCTGATCAGTGCACAGACCATAAACCATTTAGGCACAGACAGTCCCTGTCATTGCAAGATGTGCAGGTTATTTTGACTGCCTTTGACAAAAGTAATCTTCAAAATTATCCAAAACATTGGGGGTTGAAATTAACATTTAGTAATAAAGTGTCTTCAGATAATGTTATTATAACGTTATGTTATTACATTATTTGTAGAAAACTCTTATCTAAACCTTGTTCCCGCCCTTAGTGCTCCATCTCCGGTTGCTTGCCCCTCCCCGAATCTTGATCGTATGACTTCTCGCTCCTGCGCAGTCTGCCCTGGCCTAAACACCACTTTAACTTTCGTATTTTagtctctctcccctccgctAACATGTCGGAGTACAGCGCGGTACCGGCACCCGGTGCTGGAGCTCCTCTCGGCGGACATCTAGCTATTGGTATTGGTAACGGTGGCGGAATAAAAAAAGATGCCTTTGCAGACGCGGTACAACGGGCCCGGCAGGTGAGGCAGAAGGGGGAGTCGGTGTAGCTATGCGCGTGAATGCCACTGGGGAGGGGTGAAGAAAATGTGTATCTTGTCTTGTTTCGTGGTTGTTAGCTTGCAAAGCTGCCTAACTATGGTTGGTGAGCAATAAATACTGTTGCCAGTTATGATTATTATAGCTACCTAGCTAGAAGTCAAGTGAATTTGAAGACCCAATTGACTTGCCACTGCAGAAATACCGTTGTTGTTACCAATGCATGCTAGCTAAGTTAGCCATCTcccaatgttgttgtgttgttgactAACGTTAGtactaacctagctagctagagctggctgctTCTGCTGCATGCAAAGACAAAGTCCTGATGATCGACAGGCAGGCTTCGAGCCCTCAGCGTGTCAGTGTTTTTGAGTGCATTCCCAACAAAGTATATATCCcaagctagccagccaacactgtCAAGTTTGCCCACTTGAGTTGAATTGACATTATTCAGCTCACAAACAATTTAGCATCTCATGTAATATGTGAAGTGGCTTAGCAACGTTAGTTATTACCCAGGACCAGCACAATAAATCAGACAGACATCATCATGTCATGAGATGCTCTTTGAATATCTGTTATGTGTTCAAGTGACTTCAACTTTTGTGCATCAGATTGCTGCCAAGATTGGTGAATGTGCAGGGGTAGTCCCTATGAACAACATCAATGCACCAGACGGCTTTCCCTTCACAGCACAGAAACGACAGCTGGAGgacccaggtacacacacacaggcactgcTGTGCAGAATCAGGGGACTGTGGAAGGTCCACTGCCAGTGTAAACCTCTGATAACTGGGGTGTGTACACACAGATTATTGTGAGATCAGATTCAACCTTTGTTGTTTACTTGTTTTGTCTTCCAACAGATCAACCGGAGAGCAAGAAAATGGCTTCACAGAGTGACGTTGACTCAGCCACAGCTCTGTGTAAGTAGCTCTTCCTCATGTCCCCTACTACCTACTAAACCTGCTCTGTGTCTTACATGAATGTCAACCCTCTCCCCTGGTCTGTGTCAGTACTGTCCGGCCCCTCTATCCTGGTCtgtgtcccgagtggcgcagtggtctaaggcactgcatcgcagtgctagctgtgccactatagatcctggttctaatccaggctctgtcgtagccggccgcgaccgggagacccacaattggcccagcgtcgtccagggtaggggagggaatggcctgcagggatgtagctcagttggtagagcatggtttttgcaacgccagggttgtgggttcgattcccacggggggtatatgaaaaataaaaaaattgtgtatgcactcactaactgtaagtcgctctggataagagcgtctgctaaatgactaaaatgtactgtCCAGCCCCTCTCCCCTGGTCTGTGTCGGTATTGTCCGGCCCCTCTTCCCTGGTCTGTCACTGTGAGCATCACCTGTGTTTGTCTTGTCCTCATCTTGCAGTGTGTCAGTAATCTGAGCCCAGtcctctttctatatctctctctttctttccttttaCAGCCATCGGAGCCCAACTGGCAGCACTGGCCCAGCAGAGGTAAGTCATTAGCATCATTTGATCCATAACACTCCAAGTAGGCCTATAAAATGAAGTGAAATAGCAGTGGGGATTGGAATTACAAATCCATTGTTTTTCAGCAGAAGACTAATGGTGACAATATGTTGCCGATTTGGATAAAGAACTGTTGTGCTTGGCTTCTCTCTCCCACAGTACCAGGCTCACAACCACCTCAGAGGAGTACAGTGTTCCTGATGGAATGGTGGGACTCAGTAAGTGTACTTTCTCCAACATGGTCACCGGATTCATTTTTTTCGTGTTCATGTGTTGAATTTTAACATTACTGGACTCAAATCATGAACATCAGAATCAATAAAAATAAcaactctcccctcttcctctcttccagtCATTGGCCGTGGTGGAGAACAGATCAATAAGATCCAGCAGGAATCGGGCTGCAAGGTTCAGATAGCCCCAGGTGAGGGACTGTGGCAAATATGGCCTTCATAGTCAATGGTTAGGAGCAGAGCTATAGTTTAACTCAATTCATCTGTTTTTATAGTTGTGTGTGTTACTGACTGTTGTTTTCAGACAGTGGAGGTTTACCAGAGAGGAGTGTGTCTCTCACAGGGTCCCCAGACTCCATACAGTAAGTGAGATCCCACTAGCTAATTGTGGCACGTTTGTATTGTTATCACAAGATGCTGTTCACCTCTGGCCACTGAATTTACACACCAGTGTCTTTATATATGGCAAATCTCTGTAGTTCCACAATTAATGTGTGCTATTGCACTCATCGGTTGAGTTGGCCACCCCTCTATCTCTTCCACTCTGACTAGGAAAGCCAAAATTGTATTGGATGAGATTGTGTCTCGGGGGAGGGGCACGCCCCCCTCATCCTTCCACGAGGCGACCAATGGGCAGAGTGGCTCGGGGCAGGAGATGATGATTCCCGCAGGCAAGGCTGGCCTCGTCATCGGCAAGGGAGGGGAGACCATCAAACAGCTACAGGTATATACTGACAGTCAGTCGGCCTCACCAGTAGCCAGAGAAGTGTTCCACAACACATTGATGCGTGCGTTTTGAGATATTGACAGTTTCATCGCAAACAGGCTGTGTGCAGTGATGCAAGTTTATTTTTTGGTTGTTAAATCTGCAGAGCAAGCTTGAAATAAATATAAGCAGGAAACTCGTATCGCATTACACAAGTTTTTCATGGGCCATGTGAGTGAATCATTGCCAAGAGTTGGTTGAGCAGAGCTGACCATGCTGTCTGCCTGTGTATATCTATCTGCGGCGTTGACAGGAGCGAGCAGGAGTGAAGATGATCCTGATTCAAGACGCGTCTCAGGGACCCAACATGGACAAGCCCCTGCGCATCATCGGAGAGCCATACAAAGTCGAGGTAACACAAGGCCTTGCTACAATCTGCATCCCATATTGAATTGGCATGCTGTACTGCAGCTTTTGATGTGCTAGTACCTTTCTGTTCTCCCTAAGGAGGCATTAATAAAGTTGTTTGAATTTGAATATTTGTCCTGTGGGTCTGCTCAGCAAGCCATGGAGTTGGTGCAGGAGATACTGAGGGAGAGGGATCAGCCTGGCTTCGGAGACCGGAACGAGTATGGCTCCCgcatggggggaggaggagggggagccaTGGACGTAAGTGAgagggagctgtgtgtgtgtgtgtgtgtgttagagagggaCTCAAATTCCCCATCACAGGTCTGAGGTTTTATGCGTATGACAGCGAGCAACTTCCTATAGCTATCAGTCTCTAATCAATTTGGCACTGTCTAatctgctctctgattggctagGTTCCAGTGCCGCGACACTCTGTCGGGGTGGTGATTGGTCGCAACGGGGAGATGATCAAGAAGATTCAGAACGACGCCGGAGTTAGGATACAGTTCAAACCAGGTAAATAATGTTTCATAATCATGTCATATGAACTGCTACTCAACTCATTTACACTGTTTACTCACAGGTTCTGTGATGTCTACTAACAAGCTCTACATACTGTGTGTGGTGTAGCACTAGACTTAGAGGAAATGTCCTGTCTTTGCAGATGATGGTACAGGTCCAGATAAGATGGCCCACATCATGGGCCCACCAGACTGCTGTGACCACGCTGCCCAGATCATCCAGGAGCTACTGCAGAGCATCAgggtcagggaggagggaggacagggggtacataccacacacacagagtagtAGAGGATCTGAAAAACAGCCACTGCTCACACGCCAGCTTGGAACTGTTTACAAACAAGTGTATTGGAGCTGCCTTGATGCCATGCCTTGTGGAACATACAACACTCAACGCATTTAGTGAACCACTGGAACGTTGTAAACAAATGGACTCCATAACCCAGACAAATGATAGTCCTAGTGTTAGAGCATTCACATAATTCCCCATACAGGACACATTACTGTTATTAGGAGGCAAATATCCTCATCTTAAACAAACTCTGTCTTACTGACGTCCAGGACCAGGACTTAAATATAAATTGTATTAAGACCCTCTTTCTTCACCCTCCTTCCTTCTCAGGGTCCTCCCGGGCCTCCAGGCATGTCTCCGAGTGGTGGCGGCAGGGGTCGCAGCCGAGGGGGCCAGGGGAGctggggtccccctggtggtggaggaggggagatgacCTTCTCCATTCCGGCCCACAAGTGTGGCCTGGTGATCGGGCGGGGCGGGGAGAACGTCAAGGCCATCAACCAGCAGACTGGGGCCTTTGTGGAGATCTCCCGCCAGCTGCCCCCCAACGGGGACCCTAACTTCAAGCTCTTTGTCATTCGGGGCTCTCCGCAGCAGATAGACCACGCCAAGCAGCTCATCGAGGACAAGATCGAGGTATGCAGGGTTCCTGCTCAGGGTAAGGAGGAAAGGGCGGAAGGATGGATGGGTTTGTGGTGTTGGGAAACTCATCTGGGGAAATGGACATGATTGCTTCTACGCACAATCAATGGAGTCAAACTGGCCATTGATTTGCTTTGTCTTTTCACCATAGATGTGAACATAATGTCCATGCATTAACTGGTTGTGTTTTGCAGGGTCCTCTCTGTCCTGTTGGTCCAGGTCCTGGTGGACCAGGCCCCATGGGTGCCTATAATCCTGGTCCCTATAACCCAGGACCCCCTGGACCACAGTGAGTGGACACAGAAAAACACATGATGTAGTCATCAGACAATGGCTTTTACTAGCCTCTACTTGCTAAAATTTTCCATTACAGAGATACAATCATTGATTGGACCAATGGAAGTCTGTACTGAGCAGTaactgggttctctctctctctctccccagtggTGGTCCTCATGGCTACCCCCCACAGGGCTGGGGCAACACCTACCAGCAGTGGCAGCCCCAAGCACCCCATGACCCCAGTGAGTGACCTGCAACATTGAACTTTCAGACCCTCACTGTTGACAGGGAAATGGTTACATTGAGACTAACTTTCAATGGCCTCTCAATGTTTTCTCTCGCTGTAATCACTTATTTGAAAAGACTGAGAAAGGGAAAGCAATATGAAGTCAACTCCACCTAGCCTACCAGTGGTCTCTTGGAGTTTCCTACCATATAGTCTCCTTGTTGGTTATTTCAAAACAGTGGTTACAACAGAGAGCAGGCTTTAgttagcctggtctcagatctgtttctGCTGTCTCGCAAACTTTATTGTCTGGTGtcacaatgaccataggagtacAGCACAAACTGGGGGCCAGGCTAGCTTTTAGTGGTACATAACCCTGGAACTATTATCAAAATCATCTGTGATGGGAGAATGTCTTTCTGTGTTGGCTATTGATAATAACTTGCcctatctctctctgccccctggtTTCTAAGCACATGCAGGTAGCAGGGCACGCTCAGCCCTATGAGGACCTCACCACCAACTGCCATCTTTTTTAGGCAAGGCAGCCGGCGCCGCGGACCCTAACGCAGCCTGGGCAGCCTATTATGGCCAGTACTACCAGGGAGGGCAGCCAGGGGGAGCAGTGCCCGGCCAGCCCCCCGCCAACCCCACCGCTGGTGGCCCCGCACCCGGAGACCAGCCCCAGGCCAGCCAGACCCCCGGGGGCCAGCCTGACTACACCAAGGCCTGGGAGGAGTACTACAAGAAGATGGGTGTCGGTGAGACCACTGGTCTACTGTAGTTACTATAGAAACACTACTGGTCTACTGTAGTTACTATAGAAACACTACTGGTCTACTGTAGTTACTATAGAAACACTACTGGTCTACTGTAGTTACTATAGAAACACTACTGGTCTACTGTAGTTACTATAGAAACACTACTGGTCTACTGTAGAGCACTATAGTAACACCACAAGAGGAGAGGGAGCAGTTGTTTCCCTCTTAGAATAGGAAAGATGGGCACTGTCTAATTTTGTCATTTTAGACAGTGTCTATCTTTCACATTTAATTTTGTATCGAGGCTTATAGCTGGCTCTACACAACAGATGTTGTGGGCTGTTGACTCTGCTTGACCTTAGATTGCTTTCAAGGTCTAAAATCGTCTGACAAACTTTAATTTTGAAGTGAACCAGCGCTTTAAGAACATTAATCATATTAACATTGTCGATCATAGCATATCTCTTCTTCATCCATAAGACCCCCTCTCTTCTGCTCCCCCAGCCCATGCAGGAGGCTCTGCAGCAGGGCCAGCAGCAGCAGGTGCCCCAGGTGGAGGCCAGCAGGACTACAGTGCAGCCTGGGCAGAGTACTACAGGCAGCAGGCTACTTACTACGGCCAGACAGGACAGGCCCCAGGACAGCCTGCCACCCCTCAGCAAGGCCAGCAGGTAAAGTTACAGTCTGTGTGTACTGTGAGAGTACTCAGATTTGTATATATAACAAGTTGTTTTGTATATTGCGTAGGTGTGTGCGTTCTCTCCTGAGGTGTACTGGCCTGGGTTGCAGTCCGTTTTTGGCGTCCAGGCTGAAGATGTTACTGGTTGTTGTGGAGCTTTGACTCGGTACTCTTACTCTGTTCTTTCTCTCCAGACACAGTGAGAGGCCTCGGCTGAGACTCctagagagaaaataaagaagactACTACTACTTCTTAACCCAACCagtcaacatttttttttttcttcaagttTTTGTTCTGAAGGGATTCTGTGCTGGCAGTCCTTTCCCCGTCCCTCCCCTTCCACATCCCCCAACTCACCACTTGTTTCAATAAATATGCGAAGagaacaaaaaataaatacaattctaGTGCTTTGCCTGTGAGCTGAATAATGGGTTGGATTTCCAGGGCTGTTATCTTTCATTTTGGTTCCCTGAAACCTTCCCTTGTTTTCTCCGTCATCTGTCAATCAAGAACATGAACATGGGAGATTTGAACTCTGAACCATGCTTACGTCCTGAAATGCTCATCACTCACCCAATGAAATCGCACTtcccaattgttttattttatttaccacAGACAAACTGTCTATTACAGTTACTTCTAGTCCTACACTACTAATACTGCATTTACTGAAATTAACATTGATTTATAAAGATAACATTTAATTACATTAATGGTGAAATGATTAAGAGTGGGAGGTTTTGCTTTTTAAAGGTGATGATTTTAATTGCTCTGTAGTTTGATTTCTCCTTCATTTGGAACATTCCCACCACCCAAGTCGCTTGGTCTCCATACAGTTAGAGTTTTGATTTATGTTCCGTGAATTATATTTTtgatttcctttgtgtgtgtgtgactgtacaGTGTTAGAATGTGTCCCCACAAGTGATGATAAACgtgcgtgtctgtgtgagtgtttgtgtggtaGCACAGTGGAAGACTTCAGTGATTGTGGAACGCTAGTTAACATAGCCACGGGTATATCTACAATGGGAAGTTGACTCCTGCATACATCACATAACACTAGGCTGTTTAACTCAACCCTGTTGCACGGGAGACAAATGGTGTTTTAAGTTTTCCTTGATCTGTGACCCGGTGTTTTACGTTTTGGTTTTTATTTTTCAATTGCTTGTTTTGAATAAAGTCCCAATAAAAGATATCCTGACCTCCCACCAGTTAGATCACGTTGTGATGGTAATTGGGACCAGGAGTTTTCCCTGCCCGGGGAAAAACTTTTGGCCCTAGTTATAGGCTTTAACCAgggctagggttgcaaaattctgtgaactttcaataaattccctggttttcccaaaatcccggttggaggattcctggaatcaggagggaattagcaggaaatctggaatcctccaaccagaatATCTTGGAAagcagggaatttattgaaataAATTGAATTTTGAAACCCAAACTAGGGTCCCTTGttgggaaaaactcctggccctattcAGAGTGAGTAAAGGCTGCACTGGAATAAACTATTGGTGAAGTCATGCATTGTGTCTCAATAAGATGGCAATCTGTGGTTGTTGAGGTTAACGCCAGGGTCGTGTTCATAAGGGATTAAACGgactgaaacggggagggactactggacttgtccaataaaaaGCActcattttctgttgcaaaatgttttggtaCGATGTgcactaatgaacatgacccagactTGCAGAAATGTTGAATCACTTAACTATTGAGGAAGAATGGCAGCTTGGGCACTGTATTGGAGTCTGCATTTTGCAGTGCACAGTGTTGATATTGTGAATAAAATGACCACCAGCAGCAATATTCTGTTGAATTAAAAGGGCGAAAcgtcaacatgtttttttatttgtgtgTCCAGTTTtttttctgtcagtgtgtgttccataatgcttTATAAATGAGTGAATTATTTCCACTATTCAACCAGTACAACCTAATTATAACTTCAAGGACATCAGGAGGGTGTTATAAGCTAAACAGGACCAGTGTTTGCCTAATGAGATGTCTTCAGCCCTGCCATCCCATTCCCACCACTAAGGGTCACTAGAAAGCTGCCTTGTGTAGCCTCACCTCCAGAATTCTAGATTTACTAGTGCCTGCATGGCTACGTGAGACTACCTCAACTGTAGTTGTATCAGCATGTAGACAACCATATAAACACATTAACAAAATGTCTATCAAAGAGTTAGTAAACAACTAATAGCCTTTCTATGTGCTTTCACCACAGTCTATTACAATGTAGGTTAAAGCCCCAATGTGACATGACCACAGTCTGCTTTCAGGAACATGAATTTACTGTGGTCCttcgtttgtgtgtgtataagtaTTACAGTGAGGTTTCAGGTCTCAATTCTTGTCTCCTTTCTTGTCACACCAAAAGGGGACAGGAAGCTGAACCTGAGCTCTTCTGAGCAGTGCTTGCCACAAAGACCATGTGAcagaccaggggtgtattcactaggaaccaaacggaagcaaacaggaTGAAATGCGGAGGGACCTACCTAAATTTGTCCAATTGGAGAAAAAAATATCATTGAAAAACGTTCtgttgcactaatgaatacaccccagacaCTGTGATGGAAAGTACAGACTTTCGAAACATCACAATAGTAGTCCTCATACCCTGCTCAAACGGAAACTAGTTTGTTTTCTCCACTGAAATGTACAAAGGCAAGTGTCTGACAATGTGAAGAGAAAAAAAAGGCAAGGTTGTGACAACGTGACAATTTTAAAAATTCTTAATTTATTTTATATCTTTAAAATTAAAAACATTTGAAGTGCATTCTACAACCTCCCAAAGGCACAGTCATACTTGTAGTTGACCAAATTCATAAAACACTGCCACACAATACCGCTTTTGTTtttaaaaataagaaactgaaCACTATaaaaatgacaaaacatttttgtCTGGAAAAGAATGGCCATCGTATAGGGAGATCCGCAGGACATCGGAGTGATATGTCAACAGCTGTGGTAGCAGCAGACGCCCCAGTGTTAAACATGCTGGTTTAGAGGTCCACGCTGCGTGCTCAAGACATGCATTGCAGCCTTTGAAAACTTTCTTGTGACACTTAAATGTAATGAAATGTTCAAACAATACATGTTCAACAACTGAACCGATAGTGGTGGACAATGTTAGAAGAAAATGGCTTTAACAAAAAACAGCAGAAAAACATTGGCAGGAAGGAAGGAAACGAGTGAGACAGAGTGATAGATGTAGAGGAAGATAAGGTGACTGTGGTTCTCCTGTCTCGTTTCACATcgagcctgatcccagatctgtttgtgctgtcattcCAACTTCTATAagaaagcacaaacagatctgggaccaggctaaaccCATACAGCAATGGCACCGACTGTAAGGGTCTTTCTCAGAGTACCTTACACCTGTTCCCTGCGATTCCATCAGACACAGATACACAGTACTGTACATGGAAGAGATCTATAGGGATCTCGAAGTGGAGACGGTCTGTGATAAATAGGCAGAACTGTTAtattctagcctggtcccagatcggttTGTGCTGTCTCACCAACTtctatggtcattgtcacaccAGGAGTTGGCAAGATAGTACAaacagatatgggaccaggctactgATATCTGACCTTCTAAAAGGACAGTCATTGACGGTGACTGGGCAAACGAAGCAGGACCCTAGGCCTGTGTATGTATGGAGAGCTCACTTGAGGAGAACTGAAATCAAACGTACACAATCAATAACGACTCTCAgtaaatacacatacacacaaaatatacttagtgtgtgacagactgactccaCATCACCAGACAAAGGAAGGCTCACTTTGTGACAATGAAAAGGAAATAGAGTGACACacatatatataattatattatCAATATTATCACATCTTAACTCAGTCCAGCACAGTCCTTCTTGGAacatgtaaacaaacaaacaaagtaaTTATTTGAATTCAGAAATGTTTGGCACAGAAAAGAAAAAGACAAACGAACATAAAAAATAAGGCTGGAGTAATGACGTGTGGACAACAAGAGGCCACAAAGGTCTCAACAGAAACCAATAAAACAGATGGCAATGAAGCACTTGAACACACAAACAGGAATATATATTGAACTGAGCCCCTCTTTACAGAACTGCACATTCAGCAGAGGCAGAGGGACACTGCAGGTGAGAGAAATTGTGGGACTACTTTTCCACATCCATGGGGTTGACATGGAAACGCCTTTAAACCAGGGTTTTATATTTTGTGTGTGAGTGGTTGTGACAGGAACCCCCAAAACCCTGACACTCTTTTTCaggaaaaaaataattaaagaaaaCAGCAAATAAAAACATTCACCCCAAATGATTTTGAATGCCTTTGAAAATATCCACCAAATATACAGTCAACACTTCTTCTGAAGCACAGACTCAACTATCGTACAACCAGACACACgttactagacacacacacacgatcacaAAAATCAACAACACGTTCATTCTCACACTACAAATATAGCACAGCAGTAGGACCccagtgcacgcacacacacacacacacgccacgggcatcaaaaacacacacacacaacaactccCTTTACAGTCTATCTGCTGTCACCCACAGGCCCCATCTCCTGATTGGCTCTTGGGCTTTGATTGACAGCTAAAT
This sequence is a window from Coregonus clupeaformis isolate EN_2021a chromosome 7, ASM2061545v1, whole genome shotgun sequence. Protein-coding genes within it:
- the LOC121568763 gene encoding far upstream element-binding protein 2 isoform X1, translated to MSEYSAVPAPGAGAPLGGHLAIGIGNGGGIKKDAFADAVQRARQIAAKIGECAGVVPMNNINAPDGFPFTAQKRQLEDPDQPESKKMASQSDVDSATALSIGAQLAALAQQSTRLTTTSEEYSVPDGMVGLIIGRGGEQINKIQQESGCKVQIAPDSGGLPERSVSLTGSPDSIQKAKIVLDEIVSRGRGTPPSSFHEATNGQSGSGQEMMIPAGKAGLVIGKGGETIKQLQERAGVKMILIQDASQGPNMDKPLRIIGEPYKVEQAMELVQEILRERDQPGFGDRNEYGSRMGGGGGGAMDVPVPRHSVGVVIGRNGEMIKKIQNDAGVRIQFKPDDGTGPDKMAHIMGPPDCCDHAAQIIQELLQSIRVREEGGQGGPPGPPGMSPSGGGRGRSRGGQGSWGPPGGGGGEMTFSIPAHKCGLVIGRGGENVKAINQQTGAFVEISRQLPPNGDPNFKLFVIRGSPQQIDHAKQLIEDKIEGPLCPVGPGPGGPGPMGAYNPGPYNPGPPGPHGGPHGYPPQGWGNTYQQWQPQAPHDPSKAAGAADPNAAWAAYYGQYYQGGQPGGAVPGQPPANPTAGGPAPGDQPQASQTPGGQPDYTKAWEEYYKKMGVAHAGGSAAGPAAAGAPGGGQQDYSAAWAEYYRQQATYYGQTGQAPGQPATPQQGQQTQ
- the LOC121568763 gene encoding far upstream element-binding protein 2 isoform X3, with amino-acid sequence MSEYSAVPAPGAGAPLGGHLAIGIGNGGGIKKDAFADAVQRARQIAAKIGECAGVVPMNNINAPDGFPFTAQKRQLEDPDQPESKKMASQSDVDSATALSIGAQLAALAQQSTRLTTTSEEYSVPDGMVGLIIGRGGEQINKIQQESGCKVQIAPDSGGLPERSVSLTGSPDSIQKAKIVLDEIVSRGRGTPPSSFHEATNGQSGSGQEMMIPAGKAGLVIGKGGETIKQLQERAGVKMILIQDASQGPNMDKPLRIIGEPYKVEQAMELVQEILRERDQPGFGDRNEYGSRMGGGGGGAMDVPVPRHSVGVVIGRNGEMIKKIQNDAGVRIQFKPDDGTGPDKMAHIMGPPDCCDHAAQIIQELLQSIRVREEGGQGGPPGPPGMSPSGGGRGRSRGGQGSWGPPGGGGGEMTFSIPAHKCGLVIGRGGENVKAINQQTGAFVEISRQLPPNGDPNFKLFVIRGSPQQIDHAKQLIEDKIEGPLCPVGPGPGGPGPMGAYNPGPYNPGPPGPHGGPHGYPPQGWGNTYQQWQPQAPHDPTHAGSRARSAL
- the LOC121568763 gene encoding far upstream element-binding protein 2 isoform X4 codes for the protein MSEYSAVPAPGAGAPLGGHLAIGIGNGGGIKKDAFADAVQRARQIAAKIGECAGVVPMNNINAPDGFPFTAQKRQLEDPDQPESKKMASQSDVDSATALSIGAQLAALAQQSTRLTTTSEEYSVPDGMVGLIIGRGGEQINKIQQESGCKVQIAPDSGGLPERSVSLTGSPDSIQKAKIVLDEIVSRGRGTPPSSFHEATNGQSGSGQEMMIPAGKAGLVIGKGGETIKQLQERAGVKMILIQDASQGPNMDKPLRIIGEPYKVEQAMELVQEILRERDQPGFGDRNEYGSRMGGGGGGAMDVPVPRHSVGVVIGRNGEMIKKIQNDAGVRIQFKPDDGTGPDKMAHIMGPPDCCDHAAQIIQELLQSIRVREEGGQGGPPGPPGMSPSGGGRGRSRGGQGSWGPPGGGGGEMTFSIPAHKCGLVIGRGGENVKAINQQTGAFVEISRQLPPNGDPNFKLFVIRGSPQQIDHAKQLIEDKIEGPLCPVGPGPGGPGPMGAYNPGPYNPGPPGPHGGPHGYPPQGWGNTYQQWQPQAPHDPSSRARSAL
- the LOC121568763 gene encoding far upstream element-binding protein 2 isoform X2: MSEYSAVPAPGAGAPLGGHLAIGIGNGGGIKKDAFADAVQRARQIAAKIGECAGVVPMNNINAPDGFPFTAQKRQLEDPDQPESKKMASQSDVDSATALSIGAQLAALAQQSTRLTTTSEEYSVPDGMVGLIIGRGGEQINKIQQESGCKVQIAPDSGGLPERSVSLTGSPDSIQKAKIVLDEIVSRGRGTPPSSFHEATNGQSGSGQEMMIPAGKAGLVIGKGGETIKQLQERAGVKMILIQDASQGPNMDKPLRIIGEPYKVEQAMELVQEILRERDQPGFGDRNEYGSRMGGGGGGAMDVPVPRHSVGVVIGRNGEMIKKIQNDAGVRIQFKPDDGTGPDKMAHIMGPPDCCDHAAQIIQELLQSIRGPPGPPGMSPSGGGRGRSRGGQGSWGPPGGGGGEMTFSIPAHKCGLVIGRGGENVKAINQQTGAFVEISRQLPPNGDPNFKLFVIRGSPQQIDHAKQLIEDKIEGPLCPVGPGPGGPGPMGAYNPGPYNPGPPGPHGGPHGYPPQGWGNTYQQWQPQAPHDPSKAAGAADPNAAWAAYYGQYYQGGQPGGAVPGQPPANPTAGGPAPGDQPQASQTPGGQPDYTKAWEEYYKKMGVAHAGGSAAGPAAAGAPGGGQQDYSAAWAEYYRQQATYYGQTGQAPGQPATPQQGQQTQ